The Callithrix jacchus isolate 240 chromosome X, calJac240_pri, whole genome shotgun sequence genome contains a region encoding:
- the LOC100414863 gene encoding putative G antigen family E member 3, producing the protein MSEHVRTRPQSSERGNDEESSQLVGPAIVQQPTEEKRQVEPPTENQGEEIKSKGAPAVQELDMEALQQELALLKIEDEPGDGPDVREGFLPTFDLTTVLEEGEGQSEV; encoded by the exons ATGAGTGAGCATGTGAGAACAAGACCCCAATCCTCAGAAAGAGGAAATGACGAAGAGTCTTCCCAGCTGGTTGGACCTGCGATT GTCCAGCAGCCCACTGAGGAAAAACGTCAAGTGGAGCCGCCAACTGAAAATCAGGGTGAGGAGATCAAAAGTAAAGGAGCACCTGCTGTTCAAG AGCTTGATATGGAAGCTCTTCAACAGGAGCTAGCTCTGCTTAAGATAGAGGATGAGCCTGGAGATGGTCCAGATGTCAGAGAGGGGTTTCTGCCCACTTTTGATCTCACTACTGTGTTGGAAGAAG gTGAAGGGCAATCCGAGGTTTAA